In Paenibacillus guangzhouensis, a single window of DNA contains:
- a CDS encoding S9 family peptidase, giving the protein MNARKRLVSTAIAAIMAVSVPVSVMAQDGAKQAAPWYQDGVQTLVSKGVVDKGVQQNQEISVKDFIRYAVVSLTYQHGIDPMKVASEKGWLKEGEFASVDAPIKRGEMARMMVRALGKEQGETSLAEYATSAKALGLMQGNADGSLHEDQSVTVAQAAVVLKNYRNKMLSTMDDRGVSLISVEDFMRSPGSLGYELSPDGKYLSYAGTWEKRSNVFVEKIGEKSEPVRVTSSKDRDIAGFFWKGDNILYRKDKGGDENFHVYSSTFNGNKEVDLTPYDKVNVQLVSELSGVKDEILISMNKEDATIFDVYKLNVKTGETKLIAKNPGNIMAWVADRQGKIRLATESDGVVSTLLYRDTEEETFKPLVALNFGDTINPLGFSADGKSIYAVSNNGRDKTALVKLNLKGKEEVLYHHPEVDVTGAFYDKNQDKMLAAIYVTDKTHLAFFDDKFEVMYRKLQQKLGVSESEIGLTDYNEDMTKLIVSVSNDKTYGMYYLYDSVSGALTLLGNMSPWLKPDQMADMYPISYKSRDGLTIHGYLTLPKNKKPQNLSMIVNPHGGPWTRDMWGFNPEAQLLANRGYAVLQVNFRASMGYGKSFMDAGNKQWGLKIQDDITDGVKWAIQQGIADPKRVGIYGQSFGGFSALTGITKTPELYAAAVDYVGISNMFSFLGTIPPYWETMRNLLNERVGDAEKDKEMLKQISPMFHVDKIVTPLFVAQGANDPRVNKAESDQIVEALKKRGVQVEYMVKDNEGHGFTNEENLVDFFNTMIKFLDKYMKPQSK; this is encoded by the coding sequence ATGAATGCAAGAAAAAGACTAGTCTCCACAGCGATTGCGGCTATTATGGCCGTATCTGTTCCCGTGTCAGTCATGGCACAGGATGGAGCGAAACAAGCAGCACCATGGTATCAAGATGGAGTACAGACACTCGTATCGAAGGGAGTTGTTGACAAAGGGGTACAACAAAATCAAGAGATTTCTGTCAAAGATTTTATCCGCTATGCGGTAGTATCGCTTACATATCAACATGGCATCGATCCGATGAAGGTTGCTTCCGAAAAAGGGTGGTTGAAGGAAGGAGAATTCGCTTCCGTTGACGCTCCAATCAAACGCGGCGAGATGGCACGCATGATGGTGCGAGCACTCGGCAAGGAACAGGGAGAAACGAGCTTGGCCGAATATGCGACAAGCGCAAAGGCACTTGGGCTCATGCAAGGGAATGCAGATGGAAGCTTACACGAAGATCAGTCAGTGACAGTAGCTCAAGCGGCTGTTGTGCTTAAAAATTACAGAAATAAAATGCTATCAACGATGGACGACAGAGGTGTGTCACTAATTTCCGTGGAAGACTTCATGCGGAGTCCGGGCAGCTTGGGGTATGAGCTTTCTCCTGATGGCAAGTATCTTTCTTATGCGGGTACTTGGGAGAAGCGTTCTAATGTGTTTGTAGAGAAAATCGGTGAGAAAAGCGAACCTGTTCGTGTGACAAGCTCAAAAGATCGCGATATCGCCGGCTTCTTCTGGAAAGGCGATAACATTCTATATCGCAAAGATAAGGGAGGAGACGAGAATTTCCATGTATATTCGTCCACTTTTAATGGCAATAAGGAAGTGGATTTGACGCCTTACGATAAGGTCAATGTTCAACTCGTGAGCGAATTATCTGGTGTGAAAGACGAAATTCTGATCTCCATGAATAAAGAAGATGCTACCATCTTTGATGTATATAAATTGAATGTAAAGACAGGGGAAACGAAGTTGATCGCCAAAAACCCAGGGAACATTATGGCATGGGTAGCTGATCGCCAAGGGAAGATTCGACTCGCTACTGAAAGCGACGGTGTCGTAAGTACATTGTTGTACCGCGATACGGAGGAAGAAACGTTCAAACCACTGGTTGCGTTAAATTTTGGGGATACGATAAATCCGCTTGGTTTCTCGGCAGACGGTAAATCGATCTATGCGGTCTCTAATAACGGTCGGGACAAGACGGCGCTCGTCAAGCTGAACTTAAAGGGTAAGGAAGAAGTTCTGTATCATCATCCGGAAGTTGACGTGACTGGAGCATTTTACGACAAAAATCAAGATAAAATGCTGGCGGCTATTTATGTGACAGATAAAACGCATTTGGCGTTTTTCGATGATAAATTCGAGGTAATGTACCGCAAGCTGCAGCAGAAGCTTGGCGTCAGTGAAAGTGAAATCGGGCTAACCGATTATAACGAGGATATGACGAAGCTAATCGTTAGTGTTTCGAATGACAAGACTTACGGGATGTATTATTTGTACGATAGCGTATCCGGTGCGTTAACATTATTAGGTAATATGAGTCCGTGGCTTAAGCCAGATCAGATGGCTGATATGTATCCGATCTCTTACAAGAGCAGAGACGGATTAACGATTCACGGCTACTTAACATTACCGAAAAATAAAAAGCCTCAAAACCTGTCGATGATCGTTAATCCGCATGGTGGGCCGTGGACACGTGATATGTGGGGCTTCAACCCGGAAGCACAATTGCTCGCAAACCGCGGGTATGCCGTACTTCAAGTGAATTTTCGTGCATCCATGGGGTATGGGAAGTCCTTTATGGATGCAGGAAATAAACAATGGGGATTGAAAATTCAAGATGATATTACTGACGGTGTGAAGTGGGCGATTCAGCAAGGGATTGCGGATCCGAAACGAGTTGGTATTTATGGCCAATCGTTTGGCGGATTCTCAGCCTTGACGGGCATTACGAAAACGCCGGAATTGTATGCTGCTGCTGTTGATTATGTAGGTATATCGAATATGTTCTCGTTCTTAGGAACGATCCCACCGTATTGGGAGACTATGAGAAATCTCTTAAACGAACGTGTCGGCGATGCCGAAAAGGACAAAGAAATGTTGAAGCAAATTTCGCCGATGTTCCACGTCGATAAGATCGTAACGCCATTATTCGTGGCTCAAGGGGCGAATGATCCGCGGGTGAACAAAGCAGAATCCGACCAAATTGTCGAAGCACTCAAAAAACGCGGCGTACAAGTGGAGTATATGGTCAAGGATAATGAAGGACATGGCTTCACTAACGAAGAGAACTTGGTCGATTTCTTCAATACAATGATCAAGTTTTTGGATAAATACATGAAGCCGCAGAGCAAATAA